A region of Allocoleopsis franciscana PCC 7113 DNA encodes the following proteins:
- a CDS encoding phycobilisome protein: MTKPQLSEKVRELIQKARIVSFATWESTHSAEAIQCFQAADDAGRYLTDEDLQHIQAIAPNPSELIPVARQLRDQVNDIVNEARATVLNTFPNISQPGGGLYPAERADACWRDFWHFLRCITYGIAGQHTDYTSTDGLHYMQLLYQELQVPLDAMVVGLEGIKAASLKQVAPEQQANLVPYFDHLIEQLKQFH; the protein is encoded by the coding sequence ATGACAAAGCCGCAACTGAGTGAAAAAGTTCGAGAACTAATTCAAAAAGCCAGAATTGTCAGTTTTGCGACCTGGGAAAGCACCCATTCGGCAGAGGCAATCCAGTGTTTCCAGGCTGCTGACGATGCAGGTCGTTATTTGACCGATGAGGATTTGCAGCACATTCAGGCGATCGCACCGAATCCATCAGAGTTAATTCCGGTTGCAAGACAACTGCGCGATCAAGTCAATGACATTGTCAATGAAGCCAGAGCTACGGTTCTGAACACCTTTCCCAACATTAGCCAACCCGGTGGTGGACTTTACCCAGCAGAACGAGCCGATGCCTGCTGGCGTGACTTCTGGCACTTTTTGCGTTGCATTACCTATGGTATTGCCGGACAGCACACCGACTACACCAGTACCGATGGGTTACACTACATGCAACTGCTCTATCAAGAATTGCAAGTACCATTAGATGCGATGGTGGTCGGTTTAGAGGGCATCAAAGCTGCCAGTTTAAAGCAGGTTGCACCAGAGCAGCAAGCCAACCTTGTACCCTATTTCGATCATCTAATTGAGCAATTAAAGCAGTTTCACTAA
- a CDS encoding HEAT repeat domain-containing protein — protein sequence MDLNQIETNLQNSDFQYRLKAISALKDYPPDVAVPLLIRHIQDPEFLVRTFVARELGRQKTSESFASLLQIMKFDNTPNVRAEAANSLSLFGEVSASHLVQTFFRDDHWLVRRSILAALVEMNCSEEVLEVCGQGLAGDDAAVQEASIDALGALAGSRQSEAALCQLLTLKNSGAEYIRVQVAYALKRFNAPEARDALSQLRKDTDHRVVGAAMEDLLKVNWNESQT from the coding sequence ATGGATCTCAACCAAATCGAAACCAATCTGCAAAACTCAGATTTTCAGTATCGACTCAAGGCAATCTCTGCCCTCAAGGATTATCCTCCAGATGTCGCTGTTCCTTTACTCATCAGACATATCCAAGACCCAGAGTTTCTGGTAAGAACGTTTGTTGCCAGAGAGTTAGGGCGACAAAAAACGTCTGAATCCTTTGCTTCCCTGCTTCAAATTATGAAGTTTGACAACACGCCTAATGTGCGTGCAGAAGCCGCAAACTCTCTGTCTTTGTTCGGTGAAGTCTCCGCCTCGCACTTGGTACAGACATTTTTTCGAGATGATCACTGGCTAGTACGCCGTAGCATCCTGGCGGCTTTGGTAGAAATGAATTGCTCAGAAGAAGTCCTAGAGGTGTGCGGTCAGGGTCTGGCGGGAGATGATGCCGCCGTGCAAGAAGCATCTATTGATGCTCTGGGTGCGTTGGCGGGTTCTCGTCAGTCTGAGGCGGCTCTGTGCCAACTCCTGACCCTCAAAAATTCCGGGGCTGAATATATCCGGGTACAGGTTGCCTATGCCTTGAAGCGCTTTAATGCACCGGAAGCCAGAGATGCCTTGTCTCAATTGAGGAAGGATACCGACCACCGAGTTGTTGGGGCGGCGATGGAAGATTTATTGAAAGTCAACTGGAATGAATCTCAGACTTAA
- a CDS encoding pentapeptide repeat-containing protein — MSEFQSMTGREIQKTPQDVLALLNAGIALIQEDLYQFNLRGLDLQKANLCRATLIRADMSHTNLNEADLRGADLRGADLSHAVLRQANLQGACLYRVDLSGADLSGANLTDTKLQGARYDSQTCFPEGLAYKSSGAIGPGAHLNGAPLNTANLRYADLQGANLLGAYLGGADLTGANLRGARLVQADMRRSILTGAFLRHARLNGANLAGVDLRAADLTDAEFEQFESIAGADFTQVQGLSEAMRSRLLNQPAQELETRHPLTLKTTLQSLNHSS; from the coding sequence ATGTCAGAATTCCAATCCATGACAGGCAGAGAGATTCAGAAGACCCCTCAAGATGTTTTGGCGCTTCTCAACGCCGGGATAGCTCTGATCCAGGAAGATTTGTACCAATTCAACCTCAGGGGTCTTGATCTGCAAAAGGCTAACTTGTGTCGAGCTACGCTGATTCGCGCTGACATGAGTCATACAAACCTGAACGAAGCCGATCTGCGGGGAGCCGATCTGCGGGGAGCCGATCTTAGCCATGCGGTGCTTCGACAAGCCAACTTACAGGGAGCCTGTTTATATCGAGTGGATCTGAGTGGAGCGGATCTAAGTGGAGCGAATTTAACGGATACTAAGCTGCAAGGAGCGCGCTATGATAGCCAAACCTGTTTTCCGGAAGGCTTGGCTTACAAGTCATCCGGGGCAATTGGGCCAGGAGCGCATCTCAACGGTGCGCCTTTAAATACGGCTAATCTACGGTACGCCGATTTACAAGGAGCCAATCTTTTAGGTGCGTATTTGGGAGGAGCTGACCTGACTGGGGCCAACTTGAGAGGCGCACGTCTCGTGCAGGCAGACATGCGACGCTCCATTCTAACCGGCGCTTTTTTACGTCATGCCCGCTTGAATGGGGCGAATTTAGCTGGAGTAGACTTGCGGGCAGCGGATTTGACAGATGCAGAATTTGAACAATTTGAAAGCATTGCTGGAGCAGACTTCACTCAAGTTCAAGGGCTAAGTGAAGCCATGCGATCGCGCCTGCTCAATCAACCGGCACAAGAATTAGAAACCAGACATCCACTCACACTGAAGACAACATTACAAAGCCTGAATCACTCCTCTTAG
- a CDS encoding phycobiliprotein lyase produces MPLFCEGEPMVFVQPITMMDFFHKSEGVWFTQRTVHHFDTVADESGESKLHVQVLKPDDPRIQTICELQGIDPAIAAGGASFMWQAHQDNQEPNPDQAAVLIDVPDDETGRSGKLLRNQGYVEKIPVVSRYWFGKDGILTIDTDYESNQGQERGWFITDDFRVRVSTVRMMNGVYLMTYCSERRCVSEADLAAMIQHNLSRASS; encoded by the coding sequence ATGCCCCTGTTTTGTGAAGGAGAACCGATGGTGTTTGTGCAACCCATAACAATGATGGACTTTTTTCATAAAAGCGAAGGAGTCTGGTTTACTCAGCGCACAGTGCATCATTTTGACACGGTGGCGGATGAATCAGGAGAATCCAAACTCCATGTGCAGGTGCTTAAACCGGATGACCCCAGGATTCAAACCATCTGTGAGCTGCAAGGCATCGATCCGGCGATCGCCGCAGGGGGAGCCAGCTTTATGTGGCAGGCACACCAGGATAATCAGGAACCCAATCCAGATCAGGCGGCTGTGTTAATTGATGTGCCGGATGATGAGACGGGGCGATCCGGTAAACTGCTCCGCAATCAAGGCTATGTGGAAAAGATTCCAGTGGTTAGTCGCTACTGGTTTGGCAAAGATGGGATTTTGACGATTGATACTGACTATGAAAGTAATCAAGGACAGGAACGTGGCTGGTTCATTACCGATGATTTTCGAGTCCGTGTCAGCACAGTGCGAATGATGAATGGGGTGTATTTAATGACCTATTGCTCGGAACGGCGCTGTGTGTCTGAAGCAGACTTAGCTGCAATGATCCAGCACAACTTGTCCAGAGCATCCTCTTGA
- a CDS encoding 15,16-dihydrobiliverdin:ferredoxin oxidoreductase, translating to MYKSFLEHLEQSLFQRFDLQSRPIPAGLESQVSERGRNPAVIQSWCYQCSEFRKIRYTYIDAGASAQILNSVVYPSHQYELPLLGIDFLSFGQVKNLIVMDFQPLFQDEAYLRKYIYPLKVLHDQYPDLAQNLEMKFYDANQYFSKYLLFAKTDRETVKTRVFEAFKDYLNLYWQMLEDAKPLTEAEDIRRIVKAQKNYDQYSADRDPASGLFSSYFGHEWAEKFLYEFLFEDAVPLTAGVAKK from the coding sequence ATGTATAAATCCTTCCTTGAGCATCTAGAACAATCGCTGTTTCAACGGTTTGATTTACAAAGTCGCCCGATTCCTGCGGGGTTAGAGTCGCAGGTGAGCGAACGAGGGAGAAACCCAGCCGTCATCCAGAGTTGGTGCTATCAATGCTCGGAGTTTCGGAAAATTCGCTACACCTATATAGACGCGGGTGCCAGTGCCCAAATTCTGAATAGTGTGGTTTATCCCAGTCATCAGTACGAGTTGCCTTTGTTGGGGATTGACTTTCTTTCCTTTGGGCAAGTCAAAAACCTGATTGTCATGGACTTTCAGCCGTTATTTCAAGACGAAGCGTACCTCAGGAAGTATATTTATCCCCTGAAGGTATTGCATGATCAGTATCCAGACCTGGCGCAGAATCTGGAAATGAAGTTTTATGATGCCAATCAGTACTTCTCAAAATATTTATTGTTTGCCAAAACGGATAGGGAAACCGTGAAAACACGAGTTTTCGAGGCATTCAAAGATTATTTGAATCTGTACTGGCAGATGCTAGAGGACGCCAAACCTCTGACTGAGGCGGAAGATATTCGGCGGATTGTTAAAGCCCAAAAGAACTACGATCAATATAGTGCCGACCGAGACCCAGCATCGGGGCTGTTCAGTAGCTACTTTGGACATGAATGGGCGGAAAAGTTTTTGTATGAATTTTTGTTTGAGGATGCCGTGCCATTAACGGCTGGGGTAGCCAAAAAATGA
- a CDS encoding phycoerythrobilin:ferredoxin oxidoreductase, whose protein sequence is MTLYQPFLDYAIALLQQRLDLQPYLIPEGFEAKSAIVGKGKHQDEVLTTSYGYQATKLRQIRAAHVQGGNSLQVLNFVIFPHLNYDLPFFGADLVTLPGGHLIALDMQPLFRDDLSYQAKYTQPILPIFETYQQHLPWGGDFPEEARPFFSPAFLWTRPQQTEVVETHVFTAFQAYLQAYLNFVEQAEPVTNSSSLRAIEQAQLRYLRYRAEKDPARGMFTRFYGSQWTEEYIHGFLFDLERKLAMATTE, encoded by the coding sequence ATGACTCTTTATCAGCCTTTTTTAGATTATGCGATCGCTCTGTTACAACAACGCTTAGACTTGCAACCTTACCTCATTCCAGAGGGGTTTGAGGCAAAATCGGCGATAGTGGGCAAGGGCAAACATCAAGACGAAGTCCTAACAACCAGTTATGGTTATCAGGCGACAAAACTCAGGCAAATTCGAGCCGCGCATGTGCAGGGGGGAAACTCTCTTCAGGTTTTAAACTTCGTCATTTTTCCGCATTTGAACTACGACTTACCCTTTTTTGGTGCGGATTTGGTGACGCTACCGGGAGGGCATCTTATTGCTCTGGATATGCAACCCCTGTTTCGGGACGATCTGAGCTATCAGGCCAAGTATACTCAGCCCATCCTGCCGATCTTTGAGACTTATCAGCAACACCTACCTTGGGGGGGTGACTTTCCAGAAGAAGCTCGTCCTTTCTTTTCTCCGGCGTTTTTGTGGACTCGACCCCAGCAAACCGAGGTGGTGGAAACCCACGTCTTTACCGCGTTTCAAGCTTATCTTCAGGCATACCTGAATTTTGTGGAGCAAGCAGAACCCGTAACGAACTCCTCTTCACTGAGGGCGATTGAACAAGCTCAACTCCGTTATCTCCGCTACCGAGCCGAAAAAGACCCGGCACGGGGAATGTTTACTCGCTTTTATGGTTCGCAATGGACGGAGGAATATATCCACGGCTTTTTGTTTGACCTAGAGCGAAAACTGGCAATGGCAACCACAGAGTAG
- a CDS encoding HEAT repeat domain-containing protein translates to MSYPLNFEPSAVDDPALQVQAENDALIQRVNEEITLGTFDPTDQQLLRQLVEGLGDSRGLVRLRFAETLGEIGEPATPFLREALAHHPDVVTRRAAAKTLTLIADPAAVPTLIHAFLNDPDTVVKGSSAGALARTGEAAVPALLDILASTEQPEDIKGHAAWALAFIGSEAAEYLYNALNAASLDVRCAVIGALGHVAQEQSDEKSCNLLVSSLADPEPLIRTEAAAALGQVTYPPAVEPLIRAIQDTDLDVRKAAINSLGKIGAPQALEPLQAVLNDELEVIRILAKLAIAQIERRQTQDDW, encoded by the coding sequence ATGAGTTACCCCCTCAATTTTGAACCTTCAGCCGTGGATGACCCAGCGCTGCAAGTCCAAGCTGAAAACGATGCCCTGATCCAAAGGGTCAATGAAGAGATTACACTGGGCACCTTCGACCCCACCGATCAACAACTCTTGAGACAATTGGTGGAAGGGTTGGGAGATTCACGGGGATTGGTTCGCTTGCGGTTTGCAGAAACTCTAGGGGAAATTGGTGAACCCGCGACCCCTTTTTTGCGAGAAGCTCTGGCACATCATCCGGATGTGGTCACGCGACGAGCAGCAGCGAAGACGCTCACCCTGATCGCTGATCCAGCAGCCGTGCCAACGTTGATCCATGCTTTCCTCAATGACCCAGATACGGTGGTCAAAGGTTCGTCGGCTGGAGCACTGGCAAGAACAGGAGAGGCGGCTGTCCCGGCTCTGTTGGATATCCTGGCATCAACAGAGCAGCCAGAAGATATCAAAGGTCATGCCGCATGGGCACTAGCGTTTATCGGGTCTGAAGCCGCCGAATATTTATATAATGCTTTGAATGCAGCTTCCCTGGATGTGCGCTGTGCTGTTATTGGGGCACTCGGTCATGTGGCACAAGAACAGTCCGATGAAAAATCTTGCAACCTCCTGGTTTCATCTCTGGCTGACCCAGAGCCGCTCATTCGCACAGAGGCAGCAGCAGCCTTGGGGCAAGTGACTTATCCTCCTGCTGTTGAGCCTTTAATTCGGGCCATTCAAGATACTGATTTAGACGTGAGGAAGGCGGCTATCAACTCCCTCGGCAAGATCGGCGCTCCCCAAGCCCTTGAACCATTACAAGCCGTTCTAAATGACGAATTAGAAGTCATTCGGATTTTGGCAAAGCTGGCGATCGCTCAAATTGAGCGCCGACAGACACAAGATGATTGGTGA
- a CDS encoding HEAT repeat domain-containing protein, translated as MTTEELFQQLKHPNPHLREQAMWELAQNQDETTISRLMSILDEEDTTYRRAAVKALGAIGMDTVPPLVEALLKSENVTVRGSAAKALAQVAINYPEIPFPEQGVLGLKTALQDANPVVHIAAVMALGEIGSPVVDVLIEALQTTDNPALGISIVNALGSIGDSRGVDVLKRLLEDESTDSYVRESANSALSRLEMTMKFQRREQ; from the coding sequence ATGACAACGGAAGAACTTTTTCAACAACTAAAGCATCCCAATCCCCATCTGCGTGAACAGGCCATGTGGGAACTAGCCCAAAACCAGGATGAAACAACGATTTCCCGCCTAATGAGCATTCTGGATGAGGAAGATACGACCTATCGTCGGGCAGCCGTCAAAGCGCTGGGGGCGATCGGAATGGATACTGTACCTCCCTTGGTCGAGGCATTGCTCAAGAGTGAAAATGTTACGGTTCGGGGTAGTGCTGCCAAAGCCTTGGCGCAAGTTGCCATCAATTATCCAGAAATTCCCTTTCCTGAACAGGGAGTTCTGGGATTGAAAACGGCTTTGCAAGACGCCAATCCAGTTGTGCATATTGCCGCCGTGATGGCACTGGGCGAGATTGGTTCTCCAGTTGTTGATGTCTTGATTGAAGCCTTGCAAACGACAGATAATCCGGCACTGGGAATCTCAATTGTGAATGCCCTTGGCTCAATCGGAGATAGTCGGGGAGTGGATGTACTTAAACGCCTGCTGGAGGATGAGTCAACCGACTCCTATGTGCGGGAGTCTGCCAATAGCGCATTGTCTCGCCTGGAAATGACGATGAAGTTTCAGAGAAGAGAACAGTAG
- a CDS encoding HEAT repeat domain-containing protein → MDKRFFNFFNLTEDQAISLLDTPQDQVSQDDSRYIAASHLVNFPTQRSIDALMRAVEQTDPTLENRIVRRKSVETLGRLQAAQALPLIHSCLSDGDCYTVENAVWAIGEIGTQDAVILEDVAQLLNRPGQTYRVIIHTLTKLNYQPALDRIRRFVDDADPPTASAAIAAVCRFTKDYEQMGRVVAMLQHRNVLARRLSIQDLIDARYYDAIPNIARCPVSLVFRLRGIRMLAEAGIYARAITFETIQPYLEQTLRDHPNDLGLVHHYDQPPALPFLVQELYETDFGRCYLASKTILEHHAEAAPAALFATYAEEAKNDYGAHFHVIKLFGWLKHAPAYDLLIAALHNKQPQFQKSRAAAAIALTELDDRRAISDLQACLETHIWDLKYAALMALEHFGDESGYERVAQDQDWLIREKANSKLKVKP, encoded by the coding sequence ATGGATAAACGCTTTTTTAATTTCTTCAATCTGACGGAAGACCAGGCGATCTCTCTTTTAGATACACCCCAAGATCAGGTGAGTCAGGATGATTCGCGTTACATCGCGGCTTCCCATTTGGTGAACTTCCCGACGCAGCGATCAATTGATGCCTTAATGCGGGCAGTAGAGCAAACTGACCCAACATTAGAGAACCGAATCGTGCGCCGAAAGTCAGTAGAAACCTTGGGTAGACTCCAAGCCGCACAAGCCTTACCGCTGATTCACTCCTGCTTGAGTGATGGAGACTGCTATACAGTAGAAAATGCCGTCTGGGCGATTGGCGAAATTGGGACTCAGGATGCTGTCATTCTGGAAGATGTAGCTCAGTTGCTCAATCGGCCAGGGCAAACCTATCGGGTGATTATTCACACTCTAACCAAGTTAAATTATCAGCCAGCCCTAGACAGGATTCGCCGCTTTGTCGATGATGCTGACCCACCTACAGCAAGTGCGGCGATTGCTGCCGTTTGTCGCTTCACGAAAGACTATGAACAGATGGGACGGGTCGTGGCTATGTTGCAACACCGTAATGTATTAGCGCGACGGTTGTCCATTCAGGATTTGATCGATGCCCGGTATTATGACGCCATTCCCAATATTGCGCGATGCCCGGTATCCTTGGTGTTTCGGCTGCGGGGAATTCGGATGTTGGCAGAAGCTGGAATTTATGCCAGAGCCATCACCTTTGAAACGATTCAACCCTATTTAGAACAGACTTTACGCGATCATCCCAATGATCTGGGTTTAGTGCATCATTACGACCAACCGCCTGCACTACCATTTTTGGTGCAAGAGTTGTACGAAACTGACTTTGGGCGCTGCTATCTGGCAAGCAAAACGATACTTGAGCATCACGCTGAGGCTGCTCCTGCCGCTCTGTTTGCGACCTATGCAGAAGAAGCCAAAAATGACTATGGTGCCCATTTCCATGTGATCAAGCTGTTTGGCTGGCTGAAACATGCTCCAGCTTACGATTTACTGATTGCAGCCTTGCATAACAAGCAACCCCAGTTTCAGAAATCACGAGCCGCAGCAGCGATCGCCTTAACTGAATTGGATGATCGCCGAGCGATTTCAGATCTGCAAGCCTGTCTGGAAACCCACATCTGGGATCTAAAGTATGCAGCCTTGATGGCACTGGAACACTTTGGCGACGAGAGTGGCTACGAACGAGTCGCTCAGGATCAGGATTGGTTGATTCGGGAAAAAGCCAATTCAAAACTAAAGGTTAAACCTTAA
- the cpeA gene encoding C-phycoerythrin subunit alpha produces MKSVVTTVIAAADAAGRFPTTSDLESVQGSIQRAAARLEAAEKLANNLDNVAREAYDACIKKYPYLNNAGEANSTDTFKAKCARDIKHYMRLIQYCLVVGGTGPLDEWGIAGQREVYRALGLPTAPYVEALSFARNRGCAPRDMSAQALTEYNALLDYAINSLS; encoded by the coding sequence ATGAAATCAGTTGTTACCACCGTGATTGCGGCTGCTGATGCAGCGGGTCGTTTCCCCACTACCTCTGATCTGGAATCCGTTCAGGGTTCTATTCAGCGGGCGGCGGCGCGTCTGGAAGCGGCTGAAAAGCTGGCTAACAACCTCGACAACGTAGCTCGTGAAGCTTACGATGCTTGCATTAAAAAATATCCTTACCTAAACAATGCTGGTGAAGCCAACTCCACCGACACATTCAAAGCCAAGTGTGCTCGCGACATCAAGCACTACATGCGCCTGATTCAGTACTGCCTGGTTGTCGGTGGTACCGGTCCTCTGGATGAGTGGGGTATTGCGGGTCAGCGTGAAGTGTATCGCGCTCTGGGTCTGCCCACCGCTCCTTACGTTGAAGCTCTGAGCTTCGCTCGCAACCGTGGCTGTGCGCCTCGTGATATGTCAGCTCAGGCTCTGACCGAGTACAACGCACTGCTTGACTACGCAATCAATTCTCTGTCCTAG
- the cpeB gene encoding C-phycoerythrin subunit beta — protein MLDAFSRAVVSADASTSVVSDINALKAFVASGNRRLDAVNAIASNASCMVSDAVAGMICENQGLIQAGGNCYPNRRMAACLRDAEIILRYVTYALLAGDASVLDDRCLNGLKETYAALGVPTTSTVRAVQIMKAQAAAHIKDTPSEEFAGSKLRKMGAPVVEDRCASLVAEASSYFDRVISALS, from the coding sequence ATGCTTGACGCTTTTTCTAGAGCTGTAGTTTCAGCCGATGCCAGCACCTCTGTTGTCAGTGACATTAATGCCCTCAAAGCATTTGTTGCTAGCGGTAACCGCCGTTTAGATGCTGTAAATGCGATCGCCAGCAATGCTAGCTGCATGGTTTCTGATGCAGTTGCTGGAATGATTTGCGAAAACCAAGGCTTGATTCAAGCCGGTGGGAACTGCTATCCCAACCGTCGTATGGCTGCTTGCCTGCGCGATGCTGAAATCATTCTGCGTTACGTCACCTACGCTCTGTTGGCTGGAGATGCTTCTGTTCTAGATGATCGCTGCCTGAACGGACTGAAAGAAACCTATGCCGCTCTGGGTGTACCCACCACCTCTACCGTGCGTGCTGTTCAGATCATGAAGGCTCAAGCTGCTGCTCACATCAAAGACACCCCCAGCGAAGAGTTTGCTGGTTCTAAACTACGCAAAATGGGAGCTCCTGTGGTAGAAGATCGCTGCGCCAGCTTAGTGGCTGAAGCTTCCAGCTACTTTGATCGTGTGATTTCCGCACTGAGCTAG
- a CDS encoding NblA/ycf18 family protein — translation MEIPMELSIEQKFNLKLYEEQIKALSPEESQKFLLEVLRQLMVKDNMLKHLLKQS, via the coding sequence ATGGAAATCCCGATGGAGCTTAGCATAGAACAAAAATTCAACCTCAAACTTTACGAGGAACAGATTAAGGCATTAAGTCCAGAGGAATCTCAGAAATTCCTGCTGGAGGTACTGCGCCAATTAATGGTCAAAGACAATATGCTCAAACATCTTCTCAAGCAAAGTTAG
- a CDS encoding phycobilisome linker polypeptide: MPFGPASRLGVSLFDETPPLEWVPGRSLEEVETIIKAVYRQVLGNAYVMESERLTVPESQFKRGELSVREFVRAVAKSELYRSRFFTSCARYRAIELNFRHLLGRPPLDLEEMRMHSTILDTQGFEAEIDSYLDSDEYQTTFGENFVPYIRGYKTDACQSMVQFTHTFQLVRGAASSSLKGDLAGKSPKLNSLVIQRTPTAVISPAGSGATFRTPPIASRSRQGVDASSGGKVYRIEVTGYRAKTFNSVSKFRRANQVFLVPYDKLSQEYQRIHQQGGVIASIISV; encoded by the coding sequence ATGCCTTTTGGACCAGCTTCGCGCCTTGGGGTCAGCCTGTTTGATGAAACCCCTCCCCTTGAGTGGGTACCCGGTCGCTCACTAGAAGAAGTCGAAACCATTATTAAGGCAGTCTATAGGCAAGTACTGGGGAATGCTTATGTGATGGAAAGTGAGCGTCTAACTGTCCCCGAATCGCAGTTCAAACGGGGTGAATTGAGCGTGCGAGAGTTTGTTCGCGCCGTCGCTAAGTCCGAGCTTTATCGTTCCCGCTTTTTCACCAGTTGTGCTCGCTATCGGGCGATCGAACTCAACTTCCGGCATCTACTCGGTCGTCCACCCTTAGATCTGGAAGAAATGCGGATGCACAGTACTATTCTGGATACCCAAGGCTTCGAGGCAGAGATCGATTCTTACCTCGACAGCGATGAGTATCAAACCACCTTTGGAGAGAACTTTGTTCCTTACATCCGGGGCTATAAAACAGATGCCTGCCAGAGCATGGTGCAGTTTACCCACACTTTTCAGTTGGTGCGGGGTGCTGCCAGTAGCAGCTTGAAGGGCGATTTAGCGGGTAAGAGTCCCAAGCTCAATTCTCTGGTCATTCAGCGCACTCCCACAGCAGTAATTTCGCCTGCTGGAAGTGGTGCTACCTTCCGAACACCCCCCATTGCTTCCCGCAGTCGTCAGGGTGTAGATGCCAGCTCTGGTGGCAAAGTTTATCGCATTGAAGTCACAGGCTACCGGGCAAAAACCTTTAATAGTGTTTCTAAGTTCCGCCGCGCTAATCAAGTGTTTCTGGTGCCTTACGACAAACTCTCTCAGGAATACCAACGAATCCACCAGCAGGGTGGTGTGATTGCCAGCATCATATCTGTGTAA
- a CDS encoding phycobilisome rod-core linker polypeptide, translating to MASSTILELWPTSDRAEIQTIIRAVYKQVLGNPHVMESERLVTAESQLCDHSITVREFVRAVAKSEFYRTRYFESCAPYRFVELNFLHLLGRAPQDQRELSEHIVRCVAEGYDSEIDSYIDSSEYQAAFGENIVPYYRGRSSEANPKQVGYNRMFALDRGPAQVDSAVQASQLVYAVATNSANEIKPSSATVIGSGTEKRFKILVSGSKFDSPRRISVTEYIVPASKMTPQIQRINRTSGKIVSITEIA from the coding sequence ATGGCATCTTCTACAATTTTGGAATTATGGCCTACTAGTGATCGAGCGGAAATCCAAACGATCATCCGGGCAGTATACAAGCAAGTGCTAGGCAATCCCCATGTCATGGAGAGTGAGCGATTGGTGACAGCAGAGTCCCAGTTGTGCGATCACTCCATCACCGTGCGGGAATTTGTCCGTGCCGTTGCCAAGTCGGAGTTTTACCGTACCCGCTACTTTGAATCCTGTGCTCCTTACCGCTTTGTAGAACTCAACTTTCTACACTTACTCGGTCGGGCACCTCAAGATCAAAGAGAACTATCTGAGCATATTGTGCGCTGTGTCGCCGAAGGCTACGACTCCGAAATCGATTCCTACATCGACAGCAGTGAATATCAAGCCGCATTCGGCGAAAATATTGTGCCTTACTATCGGGGCAGAAGCAGCGAGGCAAACCCGAAGCAAGTAGGTTACAACCGCATGTTTGCACTGGATCGCGGACCGGCTCAAGTTGATAGCGCTGTTCAAGCGTCGCAGCTTGTCTATGCGGTTGCCACCAACAGCGCCAATGAGATTAAACCCTCCTCGGCAACAGTAATTGGCTCCGGTACCGAAAAACGGTTCAAAATTTTAGTGTCAGGGTCAAAATTTGACAGCCCTCGGCGGATCAGTGTCACTGAATATATTGTTCCCGCCAGCAAGATGACCCCTCAAATCCAACGAATTAACCGCACTTCCGGCAAAATCGTCAGTATTACCGAAATTGCGTAA